The Psychrobacter sp. 28M-43 genome segment CTGCGCAGGATCGATACTATTGAGCTCGCGTGAAAGACTACGTGAACTGCTTAAAGGCACACCATTCAATAAGAACTGTACAGGGCGACCGTGCATGGTCGTACCATAGTTACTGGTAGAACCACTACTAGCACCCAGACTCGGTATCAATTGTGCCAAGATATCACCAGTGGTACGGTCACCCGTTGCCTGCATCTGAATCTCGTTTTCAGTAATTACTTGGGTGACTGCCGGCATTTCACTAATTTTCTGTGCCAATGCCGTGCCCGTTCTGGCTTTGGCCGTGACATTGATAGTGTCTAAAGTCACATTAGGCGTCTCGTTAGACACTGTACTTGAAGCCAGTTCCGCTGAATCCTGCGCATTTAATGAAACGTCTACTGCATTGTCGGTTTGTGCATATAATTGCTGACTAATACAAAGGGTAAGAACAGATAGAGCAACTTGATGATGGCTTTTCATAATTTTTTCACTTAGGTTATTTCACTTAGTTGAATAAATAAACAGTGATATGAGTAATATTTAGCTAATAATACTGTGTGTACTAACTTTGTGAATAGTATTGTAAATGATAATCGTTTTTATTTCTATATGTATTTACATCTTGTTAGTAAACGCTTATTTGTACTGTTTTCAGATATCGTTGACTATTTAACCTCTGATATTTTTATTAGTTATTGAACAGTTTATCTAGCTCATTGTTACGATAGACCTCAAAAAATCGCTGAAATTTCATCTCATCTTCTTCATGCTTCTTTTGACAGCCTGATAATAGCTGCTGTGCTACATCAACAGATAATATAAATACGCCGTCATTATCCATAATGGCAATGTCGCCTGAACGAATCGTCGTTGCCTGCTCACCGAAGCGATAGGCAATATCGGACGCCAGCGTGCCTTGTGCTTGAGTGCTCTTGAATGTGGTCACAGCGCTGATACCCTGCGCAAACACAGGGAAACCTAACTGCTGAATCTGTAGCGAATCAGTCGCTTGCCCAATGATAATGACCGCCGATAGCTTCTCGTAGACAGCAGCACAAGTACGCAATGCTCCCCAACAGGCTTTGACACCCAATACCTGAGAATCAATACATAACACATCATTAGGCGCTGCTTGAATCAATGCTTGGTTGATCACATCCGTGTTGTCAGAGGTTAGTTGCACCGTCAACACTCGGCCGACTATAGTATTTGCGCAAGGATTAAGCGGTTTTATATCTGGTAAATACCCTTTCCCAGTCAGATGACCAATGGTAGAGGTACCTATCTCTTTATAACTGTCTATAAGGTCGCGAATATCAATATCATTCATTATGTTCTCATTATGGTATTTCATAATTTTACCCACTGTTCTTGACACGCTTGAATGGGTTGATCGTTTTACTTTCTCCAGCGGGCATACTGCCATGAGGGTCAGAGCCACGTGCAATCACAGGCAATAGCAATGTTTTATGCGGGTAATGTGAACTTTTTAATAACTCGTCACGAATAATCTGACGTTGATCGTCATCAAAATCGATAGTCACCAAGGATTCCTCGATACTTATCATTGCCTCGTGCCACAGCGCATCTTCATTAATATGATAGTGCTCAACCAATGACTCGATAATCGCTCGGATATTAACTAATAACCCTAGCGACTGTAGATAGAATATCAGTGCTTGCGGCGTCTCGCGATATAGACGGTTTTTAAAATCTGGTGGGCTTAAATACTCAGGATCTGCTATTTGATGACGTGCCAGCCATGGTAGATGGATACGTACGGAGTCATGGTCACGCAATAATAGACTGGTAAAACGATTATCCTTTAATACGATAACAATATTTTGCCCGTGCATCTCAGGCGCAAACCCTAGGCGTAGACAGCGCAGCATCGTCCCCAAAAATACATCACAAAAATTCTTAAAGCACGCTATGACAGCAAGTTTTTTATTCTGTAGCGCGCCTTCGATGCTATCTCGAGCACTGTTTTGGCTACTATTCTGGGTAGTACTATGAATACCCTCCTGAACAATGTCGTCAAAAACATGATGGCGGACACCTTGCTTGTAGACCAACATGCCTAAGCTTGCCATTGGTAACAGTCGAATCGAATCGTCACACATATCTGCTGGTAGTTGGCGTAGCATCGCGCCTAGATGCGTGGGTTTTTCTTGATAAAAATAGGGATTGATAGCGCTTTTATCATGCAAATGAGACGGAGACATATAACCCCACCATAGGCGCTCATCCCATAACCGTAGCTGCGAGGATAGATCGGAGTCTAACGTTCTTGCCTGCATCAATATGGTTTGATTTTTTTCACCATTGATCAGCTTGAGGGCTGGTAAGTAACGCTTTGAGTTCAGTGCATATACACCTATAGGCAGCTTAATGCTATTTGGCGTATCCGTATCAATCAGCATACTGCGCATAGATGAGCTGGCATAAGTGATGAGTGCATTAAACTTTAGGGCGACAACTGTGCCATTGGCAAGATCGTCGGCATATATGTCATCAACCACATGAGTCATTTGCCAGGGATGTACGGGCATCGCAATGTGCGTGTCTGCAATACCTTTATCGTCTAGCTCTCGCATCAACTTCTGCTGCTGCGTTGTGTCCAAAAGATAAGTCGCTGGATTTTGCGTTGCTGTGTTTTTAACATGCTCTGCCACCATGATATGGCTATTGGCAATGGCGACCCATACCAGATTGATAGGCTGATTAAACTCTGCCATATAACGTTTGTATTCTGTTGCTGTGAATCCTAACTTGCCCTTTGCCAGTGGATGAAATGGACGATCCATGAGCGATGCCCACTGCTCCGCTGCAATCAATGTTTGATGCCAATGCGGATACTGACAAACTGTAGTCGTGATGTTTGCCGTTGCCGACTGTTGCTGAGCTATAAAAGAAGCCTCTAAGCTTTCTTTTAGCTTTAAGACACCGATATCAGACAACGCTGTACTATCCATCATTGATAAAAATATATCTAACAATTGCTGTGCTGAACTTACTGGCTCTAGCAAAGCGCTATCTACATGATGGCTATTATTAAGGATGCTATTAAGATTGCTGTTAAGACTGATATTAACGTTATATATGACAGGCAGACAGAATTTAGATAGTCGCCACGGTGACGCGTAAGCAGGCTCGACCAATAGTAATAACTGTCTCTCTTGGTCAATCTTCATTACCATTAATTGGTT includes the following:
- a CDS encoding RraA family protein, which translates into the protein MNDIDIRDLIDSYKEIGTSTIGHLTGKGYLPDIKPLNPCANTIVGRVLTVQLTSDNTDVINQALIQAAPNDVLCIDSQVLGVKACWGALRTCAAVYEKLSAVIIIGQATDSLQIQQLGFPVFAQGISAVTTFKSTQAQGTLASDIAYRFGEQATTIRSGDIAIMDNDGVFILSVDVAQQLLSGCQKKHEEDEMKFQRFFEVYRNNELDKLFNN
- a CDS encoding IucA/IucC family protein, producing MHTLFPVQNSVKKNHLDVNPEPDIEAIQWSLISHLVECFLLEQWVDEHLIQVTTTAEYLANHQRTQAQDAHQFLASLPQQYQDFFDQDNQLMVMKIDQERQLLLLVEPAYASPWRLSKFCLPVIYNVNISLNSNLNSILNNSHHVDSALLEPVSSAQQLLDIFLSMMDSTALSDIGVLKLKESLEASFIAQQQSATANITTTVCQYPHWHQTLIAAEQWASLMDRPFHPLAKGKLGFTATEYKRYMAEFNQPINLVWVAIANSHIMVAEHVKNTATQNPATYLLDTTQQQKLMRELDDKGIADTHIAMPVHPWQMTHVVDDIYADDLANGTVVALKFNALITYASSSMRSMLIDTDTPNSIKLPIGVYALNSKRYLPALKLINGEKNQTILMQARTLDSDLSSQLRLWDERLWWGYMSPSHLHDKSAINPYFYQEKPTHLGAMLRQLPADMCDDSIRLLPMASLGMLVYKQGVRHHVFDDIVQEGIHSTTQNSSQNSARDSIEGALQNKKLAVIACFKNFCDVFLGTMLRCLRLGFAPEMHGQNIVIVLKDNRFTSLLLRDHDSVRIHLPWLARHQIADPEYLSPPDFKNRLYRETPQALIFYLQSLGLLVNIRAIIESLVEHYHINEDALWHEAMISIEESLVTIDFDDDQRQIIRDELLKSSHYPHKTLLLPVIARGSDPHGSMPAGESKTINPFKRVKNSG